The Salmo salar chromosome ssa02, Ssal_v3.1, whole genome shotgun sequence genome segment tagtttcattttatttttgggtagtgaaacgaggctactcaggcaagaaaaaaaaacacccgttggaaaatataaattgtttggtgaaatatatatatatatatatatattcccagtttgggaatacctgaccTAGAACAATAAAGGGTCCTTCAGCTTGTCCATGTAgaagaaccctttatggttccaggtagaaccttttcacCCAACAAAGTTTAGAAGCCTTTATTCCAAAGAGAAGGAACCCTTGCCCCTGTAGAAGAGCCCTTTAGAACCGGGTTTCTATGTGTAATACAGCTTTATTTGTAGGCTAATATGAATAGGTCTATTATGCACATGCACATTTGAAGCACCAGGAGGAGATGTTTCTCATATTTCAATTAAGTTCAATTACTCTTTATATAAGGATCATACCGATACTATCCAGTCCAGCATGTGTATTTCCTTGAAAGTAAAAGCATtaaagttaaagcatactgtagGCGACACCGGACAACTGATACGTACTGGGCTCACTCAAACTTGGCGACAACGCTTATTATTATCACAAAGTTGAGTAAGTCTACATTCAAATATATCATCTACCTTAACTTGTATGATTTCAATGTTCATTATTGTGCTCGGAATAGCCTATACGTTCCGGAGTTTAACGGTACCGGTTGGGCTGAGTTAGGCCTGCTAAGCTATTTCTGAACTTTGTAGACATGTTGCGCGCAGAAGCCCGATAATTGTTCTCCGATAATACGGTCACTGAGGAAAGGCGAAAACTGTATGGGGTTAGTTATCATAGTCTTTGATAATGCTGTCTAGAAAAGCCCATTTTAGCATATTAAAATTGAATCGAAGTTTATACATTTTCACAGCGGGGGTCTCAGTCTGCATCGAATAGCCTAAACAggcctgtttaaaaaaaaaaaaaacatttggctTTGCATGATAAGCCGAGGTCATAAAATAATACGTTTAAGGGTGTCTTTCATAAAAAAATGTCTATGAACTTGGGTGACAGTCAGAATTGCAATGAATACTATTAAGCATAGCCTAAACggaacataaaaaaatatatatgtagccCGTGCAGAATAGCCAGTATTTCGTGGGGTAGTCCTAAATAAATGTTTGCCTGCCTTAAACTCGTAATTTTAATACGACTTCAATTTTGCCAGGTGAATCATCGACATCATTTATGATTATCACATTTTTGAAGATTAATGGTTAATTCAGCTTAATCGTTATCCTATTTAATGTGTGTAATTGGTCAAATATAAGCTATTATAGTAGGACTTTTGTATTTATATTAGCCTGTGCTATTTCTCttgacctgtttaaaaaaaaaaaatattgtagatAAGGCGCGTGTAACTCCAATAACGTGTGACATGCCATTTACAATTACAATAGTTAGTAGCCTAGTAAAGAAAAAAGACCTGTCCTCAGACATCACAAGGTCCATAACGCAACTCACTGTACAAAAACGTAGCGTTTTATTATGCTTGGCGTTATTTGGCAGTAGATTATTAATGTGTAAGCATTTAATGGCTGATGAATTTAACTAGGCCTACATCATATTGTCCAGGCCCCTATTTACGTTTCCCAACGTCACGATAATGATTCACAATTACTCTTTTTATTTACCCCACAGGTGGATCATTGCAGCATGCTCAGGAAAGTGGGTAAGTCTACAAataactcgtgtgtgtgtgtgcacgtttgcTTAGATCATGGATTGGCATTGACCATGGCAGGTTAACCCAGAAGATAAATTGATTAAATGTCTTTGTATAGGTGTGCTTGCTTCTCAGCAGATATGCAGCACAGCATCTGGACTGATCATTACCCTGAGAAAACATCACATCAAGCTGAGAGTGACAGTTTTGTAAGGCCTATCCCTAGCAAAACAGAGAGAATAAAAGGACTCAACAGCTACAGGACACCAGGAGTGCCTGTTACTTGTGCTAATCTACCCGTGCAAGTGTCTGAAAGCCCTGAGGATCATCGAGTTCTCTGGTCATGTTAAGAAAAATGGTGGATGATTTCTACACTCATGGGACTGACCAGAGATCTACCCGCCCAGGTTGTCTCTCTACAGTGGTAAAGAAAATGTATGAGTCTTCAGGGGATCACCAGTCCGAAATGGGGGTGTTAGCAgcgcccccccccacccccacccactggAAAAGATGCTGAGGCAGTCCATCCCCGACCATCATACAATGAGGCTCTGGATCTAGCTCTGGTTCCAAAGAAAAGCCCAGCAATAATGGATGGTGTAACAGGTTACAAGAGAGAGGCTAAATGGAACATTGCTACCTACAGAAGAGATGAAGAGGCCCCAAATCTTAAATTAACCATGGCTCAAAGTCAGGAGTCAAAAGGCCTCCCACTTCCTGTCACCCAGCAACTTCCTGTTACTCAGTGTCTGGGTGAACTTGCAGCTCCTCGTCAACAAATGAAAATGACCTTTTACAGAAGTAGAGTGGCTGGGATGGAGCATGTGAAATATACtggtatttatttttcctttcacTTGCATTGTTACGTGTTTGCAGTAGTGGTGCGTGGGTAAacatcactggggaagccaagccatgTGTTGTGATACTTGCGTTGTTTACTCTAtaaacctgttagttcatatgccttgcgaccgtgatatattggcctaaggccgagacaataagaagacacagaggcagaattgtttttaaaacacacctttgtttcatcacaaaaccagagagcaacctcagtgcagtgaagtccacaaagcaagcATATTTCATTTAACAAACCGTTACATGAGCttcagcatggtcaagcaagttaatgtttccgaaaTTGTCTGACCACTatactattgatttagaaccacggagagttaccgcaagtcgaagaaaacaggagctgcctccactattccagcaccatttcaacttcaacatcatctaatcacctctgcttagtctaatacagtgacaactaaaagatatcaaaaacaatttagtccaattaaCGTAAactaaatatcatgtggctgtcaATAGTTCGGATTTCTGTGTgctcgtgcaagtagaaaaagaCATGTTGACtcgccctacttgtagagaaacaccaatgccatcctctcTTTCACGTTGATGAAACAGTCTATCACGCTGTCAAACAGTACACTGTGTTTGCAGTACTTCTGCTACTTTTTCAATTCTTTCATGTTCTATTCCAGCTTGTGTTGGAATCAATAACGTTGAACAAAATAGGCGCTTTTGGTGATTGTTACAAcaatgaaaacaaaaacaaaataaccATAATGTCCTGTGTTTCCAGTGTTTCTTCAGTTCTTAATCATCACTGCACTAATTCAACACTCTGATGGTGAGCTTTGCCTTTTTATCCGTTTGCTCTTTAAATGTTGAGATGATTTTTGCAATGAAAAGCTCTATACATTCTGATGTGTGTTTAGATTGATAGAGCAGCCAGTCATGTAATGAGCTCAACTTGACTGACACAcatgcaggaagtggaacacACTCTCTCAGGAACACTCCTGTAAGTGAGGCTGTGTGATCAGTTTATACTAGTAGAGGCATTCTCTCACTCCCCCCGTTTCACCCTCTCCCTATTTTTCTTTCCCACCCTGTATGAGATATGTACTGCTTTAAACAACTAAAGCAACCACAGATTTTTAGTTGTGTGGCATTTTACTATTATTTTCAAATCCATCAATAAAAATGTAATGGAGATTTTAAAGTTAAATCCATCTATATGATCAACCTTCTGAGGAAAATGTAATATTCCAAATGTGTTCATTTTAATGTTCCTACTTGCTGCCTTTGTGTTCATCCACGTCTCCTTTTCGTGTTATCTCAGGAAGCTGTTCAGCCTGCAGTGACGACAGATGTGCAAAAGTGCAGACAATATATGGATCGAATGACACCATAGTGTATCAGAGAAgtaaccccattgaaaacctcacAAGTTGTTCCACCACCTCTGCGCCACCTCCTCAGAGTCAGAGATGCGTTGTGTGTCTTGCTGATATCAGAGATATAATCCTCTTTTGCTCAGACAGCTGGGAAGCAGCCGGGCTGCTCGACTGGGAAGTTGATGGCATCCGATTGAGAAACATCTTTATGGTTGGTAAGTATAACATATGGCTAAATTAGGACTCAATAGTGAATTAAAGCAATGTGACAAAACAGATTTTGATATAACATTACTATTCAACTGTCAGGATGGGAAATGTATCTTCACAGTTGCATATTgtcttttgtttttttaaatgtgattTCTTATTCTATAAATAAGTAATTTAAATACCCTTCCCTCGATTGATGTTTATAATCATGAACTGT includes the following:
- the LOC106567746 gene encoding uncharacterized protein isoform X2, with amino-acid sequence MDGVTGYKREAKWNIATYRRDEEAPNLKLTMAQSQESKGLPLPVTQQLPVTQCLGELAAPRQQMKMTFYRSRVAGMEHVKYTVFLQFLIITALIQHSDGSCSACSDDRCAKVQTIYGSNDTIVYQRSNPIENLTSCSTTSAPPPQSQRCVVCLADIRDIILFCSDSWEAAGLLDWEVDGIRLRNIFMVDCPAMKTVDRVTDLIPGEISGTLNPGGIAGIVVSCAVIGLVSVLGIRFCYRKIERDRQERRWGTNLTNPIPQA
- the LOC106567746 gene encoding uncharacterized protein isoform X3; this translates as MLRKVVFLQFLIITALIQHSDGSCSACSDDRCAKVQTIYGSNDTIVYQRSNPIENLTSCSTTSAPPPQSQRCVVCLADIRDIILFCSDSWEAAGLLDWEVDGIRLRNIFMVDCPAMKTVDRVTDLIPGEISGTLNPGGIAGIVVSCAVIGLVSVLGIRFCYRKIERDRQERRWGTNLTNPIPQVMGLKLCR
- the LOC106567746 gene encoding uncharacterized protein isoform X1 — its product is MDGVTGYKREAKWNIATYRRDEEAPNLKLTMAQSQESKGLPLPVTQQLPVTQCLGELAAPRQQMKMTFYRSRVAGMEHVKYTVFLQFLIITALIQHSDGSCSACSDDRCAKVQTIYGSNDTIVYQRSNPIENLTSCSTTSAPPPQSQRCVVCLADIRDIILFCSDSWEAAGLLDWEVDGIRLRNIFMVDCPAMKTVDRVTDLIPGEISGTLNPGGIAGIVVSCAVIGLVSVLGIRFCYRKIERDRQERRWGTNLTNPIPQVMGLKLCR